The sequence AGGGCGTCCCGCACGGTGTCGTCCCGAAGGTCGTAGTAGATCAGCTCACGACCGTCGGCCAGCCGGGTCGAGGTCTTCTTCACGCCGGACTCCTTGGTCAGCCCCCGCACAGGGGTATGTCCGCACCCAATCACTCAACACAATCAAACATAACAGACCACAACCCGACAACACCCAGGACCATCACAATCAAACAAAGAACATCAACAGAAGTGTTCAATTACTGAACGCGGAGGCGTAGGTTCCGCTCTGGATCAGTTCGCGCAACGAAGCGAGTTCTCATGCAAACCCCCACACAAGCCCCCGTCCGTCTGGCGGCGGAGCTACGGCTCCCCACCAACTGGCTGGACTACACGATCCTGGCGATCTACTTCGTCGTCGTCCTGGGCATCGGCTTCGCGGCCCGCCGCTCGGTGAAGACCAGCCTCGACTTCTTCCTCTCGGGACGGTCGCTGCCCGCCTGGATCACCGGCCTCGCCTTCATCTCCGCGAACCTGGCAGCCACCGAGATCCTGGGCATGGCCGCGAACAGCGCCCAGTACGGCGCCTACACCGTGCACTGGTACTGGATCGGCGCCATCCCGGCCATGGTCTTCCTGGGCCTGGTGATGATGCCCTTCTACTACGGCAGCAAGGTCCGCTCGGTCCCCGAGTTCCTGCTGCTGCGCTTCGACCGGGGCGCCCACCTGCTCAGTTCGATCCTGTTCGCCTTTGCCGCCATCCTGATCGCCGGCGTCAACCTCTACGCCCTCGCGATCGTCGTCGAGGCCCTGCTCGGCTGGCCGCAGTGGGTGGCCATCGTGGTGGCCGGCGCCTTCGTGCTGGCGTACATCACGCTGGGCGGCCTGTCCTCGGCGATCTACAACGAGGTGCTGCAGTTCTTCGTGATCCTGGCCGCCCTCATCCCGATCACCGTCCTCGGCCTGAAGAAGGTCGGCGGCTGGGGCGGCCTGACCGACAAGCTCACCGCCACCCACGGCCACGACTTCACCACCGCCTGGGGCGGCACCGGCATCGGCAGCGCCAACCCGCTCGGCGCCAACTGGCTGACCATCGTCCTCGGCCTCGGCTTCGTGCTCTCCTTCGGCTACTGGACGACCAACTTCGCCGAGGTGCAGCGTGCCCTGTCCGCGAAGAACCTCTCCGCCTCCCAGCGCACCCCGCTGATCGCCGCCTACCCGAAGATCTTCATCGTCTTCCTGGTGATGATCCCGGGCCTGGTCGCCGCCGCCCTGGTGCCGAAGATCGGCACCTCCGGTTCAGGGCTGCAGTACAACGACGCCATCCCGTACCTGATGCAGGAGCTGCTGCCCAACGGCGTGCTGGGCATCGCCGTGACGGGTCTGCTCGCCGCGTTCATGGCCGGCATGGCCGCCAACGTGTCGTCCTTCAACACGGTGTTCACCAACGACATCTGGGCCCGCTACGTCGTACGCGGCCGCGAGGACTCGTACTACGTGCGCTTCGGCCGCCTCATCACCGCGATCGGCGTGGCCGCCTCGGTCGGTACGGCGTTCCTGGCGTCCTCGTTCTCGAACATCATGAGCTACCTGCAGACGCTGTTCTCCTTCTTCAACGTGCCGATGTTCGTCGTCTTCATCGTCGGCATGTTCTGGAAGCGGGCGTCCGCCAAGTCCGGCTTCTGGGGCCTGCTGGCCGGCACGGTCACGGCGATGGTCAACTACTTCGTCCTCTACAAGAAGGGCATCATCTCGATCCCCACCGACCAGGGCGCCAACTTCGTCTCCGCGATCGCGGGCTTCGTCGCCGGCGCGGTCGTCATGTTCGCCGTGTCCCTGTTCACCAAGCCGAAGCCGGAGCAGGAGCTGCAGGGTCTCGTCTACGGCACCCGCTCCCCCGGCATGTCCGAACCGCCCGCCCCCGGCGACGAGGCCTGGTACCGCAGGCCGGCGCTGCTGGGCTGGGGCGCGGTCGTCCTGGCCGCCGCCTGCTACATCCCGTTCTCGCTCTGACCGCGGGAGGATGAGGAAACCATGACCGAGCACTCCGACCACTCCCACGAGCACTTCCACTACTCCGAGGAAGACGTCCAGCGGGAGGTCTCCGAGCTGGAGACCAAGTCCGCGACGGCCGCGCGCATCTTCGACCTGCGCCGCATCATCGGCGGGCTGTTCGTGCTCTACGGCGTCATCGTCACGATCACCGGCATCACCGACTCCCAGGCCGCCATCGACAAGGCCGAGGGCGTCAACATCAACCTGTGGACCGGGATCGGGATGCTGCTGCTGGGCATCTTCTTCCTGGCGTGGCTCAAGCTGCGGCCCACTCCGCCGCCGTTGCCTCCGGCGGAGGAGCAGGCGGAGTAACGCCGTTGGGCTCACGGCCGTCCGCCGGGTGCGGGTGCGCGGGGGCTGGTCGCGCCCACGCGGCGGAGCCGCATGTCGGACACAGCCCCGCGCCCCTGCTCAGCCGAGGCCGGAGTCGTCTACAGCTCCGGCCTCGGTGCGTCCCTCAACGGGCCCGCGCGGTCCAG is a genomic window of Streptomyces griseochromogenes containing:
- a CDS encoding sodium:solute symporter family protein, with the protein product MQTPTQAPVRLAAELRLPTNWLDYTILAIYFVVVLGIGFAARRSVKTSLDFFLSGRSLPAWITGLAFISANLAATEILGMAANSAQYGAYTVHWYWIGAIPAMVFLGLVMMPFYYGSKVRSVPEFLLLRFDRGAHLLSSILFAFAAILIAGVNLYALAIVVEALLGWPQWVAIVVAGAFVLAYITLGGLSSAIYNEVLQFFVILAALIPITVLGLKKVGGWGGLTDKLTATHGHDFTTAWGGTGIGSANPLGANWLTIVLGLGFVLSFGYWTTNFAEVQRALSAKNLSASQRTPLIAAYPKIFIVFLVMIPGLVAAALVPKIGTSGSGLQYNDAIPYLMQELLPNGVLGIAVTGLLAAFMAGMAANVSSFNTVFTNDIWARYVVRGREDSYYVRFGRLITAIGVAASVGTAFLASSFSNIMSYLQTLFSFFNVPMFVVFIVGMFWKRASAKSGFWGLLAGTVTAMVNYFVLYKKGIISIPTDQGANFVSAIAGFVAGAVVMFAVSLFTKPKPEQELQGLVYGTRSPGMSEPPAPGDEAWYRRPALLGWGAVVLAAACYIPFSL